From the Candidatus Pelagibacter sp. IMCC9063 genome, the window ACGATATTTTCCCATGAAGTCTTTAGAAACGGGAAAAATTACAAACAGCTTTATTACCATTTCCAATAACCAAGATGAAAAAAAATTAATTATAGATGGAAATGAAAGAGTGTTGCAAGCACGCTTATCAGATGCAAAGTTTTTCTGGGACAAAAACAGAAGACAAAATCTTGTAAAAAATGTTTCTAAATTAAATGGTATTACTTTCTACAAAGATCTAGGAACCTTGTATGACAAAACTCAAAGAGTCAGACAGTTAGCCTCACTAATTGCTGATATTATTGGTGCGAATAAAGGTGATGCTGAAATTGCAGCATCTATTTGCAAAGCAGATTTGGTGACAGATTTAGTGGGAGAGTATCCAGAGCTACAAGGAGTCATTGGAAAATATTTTGCAATGTCCCAAGGGTTTAGTCCAGAAATTGCAAATGCTATTTCAGAACATTATTTACCTTTAGGTCCATCCGACAAAGTTCCCAAAGACAAAATTGCTATCTGTGTAGCTCTTGCAGATAAGTTAGATACTTTAATTGGTTTTTTTGGAATAGGGTTAAAGCCTACTAGCTCCAAGGATCCCTTTGCATTAAGAAGAGCTGTGTTGGGCATGATTAGAATTGTGATAGAGAACAAACTATCCATCTCTCTAAAAGAACTCATCAACAATGCAAAAAAATTTATATTTATCTAAGAACGTAAATATTACTAACAAGAGTTTAGCAGATGATCTGGTAGAATTTTTTAATGATCGATTTAAGAGTTTGCTAAAAGAGAAAGATATTAGCTTCAATGTTGTAGATTCAGTATTAAACAATAACCGAAGCGATGATTTTTATAATTTGTTTTTAAAAATTATTACCATTGCAAAATGCATCAAACAACCTGAGGGAATTAATTCTATCGCAGCTTATAAGCGTGCTAAAAATATTTTAGAACAAAATGAAGATATTATAAAAGGAAATATTTTTGGAACCCCAGATATCGTGTTGTTTAATTCTGAAATTGAAGAAACATTGTTTGCTAAAATTAATGAGGTTAAAGAATACTTTACAACCCCAAGTAGACTTCGCGATTCTAAAAAAACTATCCAGATGTTGTCTGAAGTTAAAGTAATAACAGATCAATTTTTTGAAGAAGTGAAGGTTAATGATGAGAATGAAGAAGTGAAAAAAAATAGACTAGAATTATTACTTTTGATGTGTAAAACCTTTGATAATTTTACAGACTTTTCAAAATTTGAAGGAATTTAATGCCAAAGAAGATTAAAAAAAAAGCTTTAAAAAATGCCAAGGTAAAAAAAGCCAAGGCGTCTAAAAGCAAAAAAACTTCATCTAAATTTAAGTGGGTATATAATTTTGAGGATACTCCTCGATTAAACACACAATCTCTAAAGAATTTATTAGGTGGCAAAGGTGCCAACTTGTCAGAAATGATAAGAATAAAATTACCAGTTCCTCCAGGATTTACAATTACGACAGAAGCCTGCAATGAATATTACAACTTAAATAAAAAATATCCTGCCGCTTTAGTTAAGCAAGTAAAAGACTCAATAAAAAAAGTTGAAAAAAAAATAAAAAAATCATTTGGCAATGCATCTAACCCTCTTCTAGTTTCTGTAAGATCAGGTGCGAGAGTTTCTATGCCAGGTATGATGGATACGGTTTTGAACTTAGGATTAAATGACAAGACCGTTATTGGATTGGCAAAAAAAACAAACAACGAAGCATTTGCTTACGATAGCTACCGTAGATTTATTCAGATGTATAGCAACGTTGTGCTTGGTGTGAACCATCACAATTTTGAAGACTTAATTGAAAATTACAAATTAACCAAAGGAGTTCTTTTAGATACAGAACTTACAGCCGAAGACTGGAAATCTTTAATTGGATCTTTCCGCGAACAAATTATTAAAGAAACCGGAAAAGATTTTCCTCAAGATGTGCATCAACAATTATGGGGCGCTATTGGAGCAGTGTTTCAATCATGGAAAAATCATAGAGCCAACGTATATAGAAAATTAAATAATATTCCGGAAGAGTGGGGAACTGCAGTTAATGTTCAATCTATGGTATTTGGAAATATGGGACAAGATTGTGCTACCGGTGTTGCTTTTACTCGAAATCCTTCTACGGGAGAAAATAGTTTTTATGGTGAGTATTTAATTAATGCGCAAGGAGAAGATGTAGTAGCAGGAATTAGAACTCCACAAAATATTACCAAGAAAGCAAGATTAGAAGCAGGATCGAAAGAACTTTCTATGCAAGAATCTATGCCGAAAGCATTCAATGAACTAGTTACCATTTATAAAAAATTAGAAAAGCACTACCGAGATATGCAAGACATAGAATTTACGGTGGAAAATAAAAAATTATGGATGCTACAGACTAGGTCTGGGAAAAGAACAGCGAAAGCAAGTATTAAAATTGCTGTGGACATGGTTAAAGAAAAATTAATTAATAAAGATGAGGCTGTCTTAAGAATTGATCCAAAAATTCTTGATACTTTATTGCATCCAACTTTAGATCCTAACGCAACTAAGAATATTGTTGCAAAAGGATTACCTGCATCACCTGGTGCTGCTACAGGAAAAGTAACTTTTACAGCAGATGATGCTGAACAATTAAAAGCACAGGGGCAAAAATCAATTTTAGTTAGATTAGAAACTTCACCGGAAGATATCCATGGAATGCATGCTGCAGAAGGAATTTTAACTTGCAGAGGTGGAATGACGAGTCATGCCGCGGTAGTTGCAAGAGGAATGGGAAGACCTTGTGTATCAGGAGCTGGAACAATTCAAATTGATTATGAAAGCAAACTTTTTAAAGTTGGCTCTCACGAAGTAAAAGAAGGAGATATTGTAACGCTTGATGGCTCTACAGGAGAAGTTATGCTTGGAGAGGTAAACACCATTAAGCCTGATATTTCTGGGGATTTTTCCACCCTTATGGCATGGGCAGACAAAGTTAGATCTCTTAAAATTAGAACCAATGCAGAAACTCCTTTGGATACTAAAGTAGCAAGGGATTTTGGAGCAGAGGGTATTGGTCTTTGTAGAACAGAACATATGTTCTTTGATGATGAGAGAATTTTATATGTAAGGCAGATGATTTTGTCTAAAAATGTAGAAGATCGAAATGAAGCCTTAAAAAAGATTCTGCCGTTCCAGAAAAAAGATTTTATAGAGATATTTAAAACAATGAGTGGACTACCTGTGACAGTTCGTTTGTTAGACCCACCTTTACATGAATTTTTACCTAAAAGTGAAAAAGAAATTTCTGGAGTAGCTAGCAGTTTAAATATCACTGAGCGTGAAATCAAAAATAGAATAAATGATTTGCATGAAGAAAACCCTATGTTGGGACATCGTGGTTGTAGATTAGCAATTTCATATCCAGAAATTTATGAGATGCAGTGTGAGGCTATTTTCGAAGCATTAATGGAGTGTCAGAAAGCAAAAGTAAAAGCAATCATTCCTGAAATTATGATCCCTTTAATTTGCACTGCCAAAGAGTTGGAAATTTTAAGAGCTTTAGTAGATAGGGTTGCCAAAATTGTTGAGAAAAAATATTCCATTAAATTAAGTTACTTAGTTGGTACGATGATTGAATTACCAAGAGCAGCTTTAAATGCATTTGAAATTTCTAAACAAGCTGACTTTTTTAGTTTTGGAACAAATGATTTAACTCAAACTACACTAGGAATAAGCAGAGATGACTCTGGAAAATTTTTAGATGATTATGTAAATAATAATATTTTCAAAATTGATCCATTCATTAGTATTGATGTCGATGGTGTAGGGCAGTTAGTTAAGATTGCTTGTGAGAATGGAAAAAAGAATAATTCTAAAATTAAGCTCGGTATATGTGGAGAACATGGTGGCGACCCGGACTCCATTGATTTTTGTCATAATGCAGGATTGCACTACGTATCTTGTTCCCCTTATAGAGTACCTATTGCTAGATTGGCAGCAGCCCAAGCAAAAATAAGATCGAAAAGATAAGTTTACTTTTTAATTTCTAAAGAGAAATCAAAATTAGATATTGTGTGGGTCAGAGAGCCCATGGAAATACGGCTCACACCAGTTTTGGCATAGCTAACAATATTTTTTTCGTTAATATTTCCAGACGCTTCTGTTTGAATATTTTTAGGAAGCAACTGAATACCTTTTTTGATTTGAGATGGTTGCATATTATCAAAAAGAATTCGGTTTATTTTTAAATGTTTAATCCCTTTTAATTGAGCAAGCGTATCCACCTCTACAGTAATAATTTTTTTAGATTTATTTTTCTTAATTACATTCTGAAGAAGTAATGCAATATTTTTTGTATTTGCTAGATGGTTATCTTTAACAAATATTTCATCACTTAAATTCATTCGATTATTAGTGCCACCCCCTATTAATACAGCATATTTCTGTAGGTTTCTGAGATTAGGAATAGTTTTTCTAGTGCAACAAACTTTGCTTTTAAACTTTTTAATTTTTTTAGATACATGATTAGTTTTAGTAGCTATCCCCGTTGTTAAACCCAAAAAATTTAGAGCAGTTCGTTCGGCTGTTAGAATAGAGTTTTTTTTTCCATAGATTTCTAAAATGGATTGATTGTTTCTAATTATATTTCCATCTTTAAATTTTCTTTTGATCCTTAAAGAAGGATCTACAGATAAGAAAACTGCTTTAGCAATTTCTAGCCCACACAAAATACCGTGTTCCTTAGAAATAATCTTTGCATGCACTTTTTCTTTATTAGCAACAGTTAACTGAGTAGTGATATCCTTTGAGGGAACATCTTCTCTCAAAGCATCAGAAATAATTTTATTAAGATTATTCAAGATCAGTTAATCTTGTCTTCCAATAGCAACCATTTTTTCAATAGAACCTCTAGCTCGCTCTAAGGTGTTGCTATCAATTAAAATTTCATTTTTTTTATTTTGTAAGCAGTCTAATATATTCGATAATGTAATAGACTTCATGTGAGGACAAAGATTGCAAGGCTTAATAAAATTTACATCTGGATTTTCAATTTCAATATTGTCACTCATAGAACATTCTGTAACTAAAAAAACATCCTTAGGTTTTTTGTCTTTAACATAATTGACCATATGAGATGTGGACCCTGCAAAATCAGAGGCAGCAATAACATCTGGAGGACATTCTGGGTGAGCAATAATCATAAGACCCGGATAGTTTTTTCTTAATTCTTTTATCTCTGCTTCGCTAAATTTTTCATGAACTTCACATTTTCCATGCCAGGAAATAATTTCAACATTGGTTTTGGTAGCAACATATTTTGCCAAATATTCATCTGGTAAAAACAAAACTTTATCAACGCCAAGAGACTCTACTACCTTAACTGCATTGGCTGATGTGCAACAAACATCGGTTTCAGCCTTAACATCAGCAGACGTATTCACATAAGTTACCACGGGAACTCCGGGGTGTTTTTTCTTAAGTTCAATGACATCTTGGCCAGTAATAGATGCTGCCAAAGAACATCCAGCTTTTAAACTAGGAAGGTACACATGTTTATCAGGAGACATGATTTTGGCAGTTTCTGCCATAAAGTGCACACCACACATTATTATATTGTCTTCTTTTACTTTTGACGCTTCTACAGCTAAAGCCAAAGAATCTCCCACAATATCTGCCACACCATAAAAAATCTGAGGCGTTTGATAGTTGTGAGCTAATATAACTGAATTAGTTTCTTTTTTTAGTTTGTTAATTTCGTAAATATAAGGCGCAAGAAAAGGCCATTCAATATCCGGTATTGAGTCTTTAATCTTATTATAAATAGAAGAAGTTTCATGTTGTACCTCATCTGTAAAAGTAAGTTGTTGTGTGCTCATAAAAAAAAATATTAATAGCAGAATAACTATAATTGGTACTGTATTATTGTCACGTTTATATCTATTAATGTTTAAAAATCATTACTTTGCGGCCATGCTGGAATTGGTAGACAGGTACGGTTGAGGGCCGTATGAGCTTTGCTTGTGAGAGTTCAAGTCTCTCTGGCCGCACCAAAGAAGGCTCTTAAATAGGTAGGCTAAAAAAGCAGATTTTATTCAATCTATGAAAAAATAAGATAGAACTAATTCATGAATAACAAGCTTTATACAGATCCAACTTATCAACGCTTTAAAAAGTATAAAAAAAAATATTCTTTAGGGAGTAATTTTGACCTAAACCTAAAAGAAAGCAATTCGGAAGTATATTTAAAAGACAAGGTTAATTGGGAACGGGCTAGAACAGAATTTAAATTGTCTAAAAAACAAATGTTAGAGCTAATAGACAAAGGGGAGGTCTCTCATACTTGGCAAGATAGCGTCAACAAAGACAGGTCATATAAGGGAACAGTTACTTTTAAAGATAGAGAGCCCAAACAAGAAAAATAATTTACTTTTTATTGTAAATT encodes:
- a CDS encoding DALR anticodon-binding domain-containing protein, with product MQKNLYLSKNVNITNKSLADDLVEFFNDRFKSLLKEKDISFNVVDSVLNNNRSDDFYNLFLKIITIAKCIKQPEGINSIAAYKRAKNILEQNEDIIKGNIFGTPDIVLFNSEIEETLFAKINEVKEYFTTPSRLRDSKKTIQMLSEVKVITDQFFEEVKVNDENEEVKKNRLELLLLMCKTFDNFTDFSKFEGI
- the ppdK gene encoding pyruvate, phosphate dikinase, giving the protein MPKKIKKKALKNAKVKKAKASKSKKTSSKFKWVYNFEDTPRLNTQSLKNLLGGKGANLSEMIRIKLPVPPGFTITTEACNEYYNLNKKYPAALVKQVKDSIKKVEKKIKKSFGNASNPLLVSVRSGARVSMPGMMDTVLNLGLNDKTVIGLAKKTNNEAFAYDSYRRFIQMYSNVVLGVNHHNFEDLIENYKLTKGVLLDTELTAEDWKSLIGSFREQIIKETGKDFPQDVHQQLWGAIGAVFQSWKNHRANVYRKLNNIPEEWGTAVNVQSMVFGNMGQDCATGVAFTRNPSTGENSFYGEYLINAQGEDVVAGIRTPQNITKKARLEAGSKELSMQESMPKAFNELVTIYKKLEKHYRDMQDIEFTVENKKLWMLQTRSGKRTAKASIKIAVDMVKEKLINKDEAVLRIDPKILDTLLHPTLDPNATKNIVAKGLPASPGAATGKVTFTADDAEQLKAQGQKSILVRLETSPEDIHGMHAAEGILTCRGGMTSHAAVVARGMGRPCVSGAGTIQIDYESKLFKVGSHEVKEGDIVTLDGSTGEVMLGEVNTIKPDISGDFSTLMAWADKVRSLKIRTNAETPLDTKVARDFGAEGIGLCRTEHMFFDDERILYVRQMILSKNVEDRNEALKKILPFQKKDFIEIFKTMSGLPVTVRLLDPPLHEFLPKSEKEISGVASSLNITEREIKNRINDLHEENPMLGHRGCRLAISYPEIYEMQCEAIFEALMECQKAKVKAIIPEIMIPLICTAKELEILRALVDRVAKIVEKKYSIKLSYLVGTMIELPRAALNAFEISKQADFFSFGTNDLTQTTLGISRDDSGKFLDDYVNNNIFKIDPFISIDVDGVGQLVKIACENGKKNNSKIKLGICGEHGGDPDSIDFCHNAGLHYVSCSPYRVPIARLAAAQAKIRSKR
- the nadC gene encoding carboxylating nicotinate-nucleotide diphosphorylase encodes the protein MNNLNKIISDALREDVPSKDITTQLTVANKEKVHAKIISKEHGILCGLEIAKAVFLSVDPSLRIKRKFKDGNIIRNNQSILEIYGKKNSILTAERTALNFLGLTTGIATKTNHVSKKIKKFKSKVCCTRKTIPNLRNLQKYAVLIGGGTNNRMNLSDEIFVKDNHLANTKNIALLLQNVIKKNKSKKIITVEVDTLAQLKGIKHLKINRILFDNMQPSQIKKGIQLLPKNIQTEASGNINEKNIVSYAKTGVSRISMGSLTHTISNFDFSLEIKK
- the nadA gene encoding quinolinate synthase NadA gives rise to the protein MSTQQLTFTDEVQHETSSIYNKIKDSIPDIEWPFLAPYIYEINKLKKETNSVILAHNYQTPQIFYGVADIVGDSLALAVEASKVKEDNIIMCGVHFMAETAKIMSPDKHVYLPSLKAGCSLAASITGQDVIELKKKHPGVPVVTYVNTSADVKAETDVCCTSANAVKVVESLGVDKVLFLPDEYLAKYVATKTNVEIISWHGKCEVHEKFSEAEIKELRKNYPGLMIIAHPECPPDVIAASDFAGSTSHMVNYVKDKKPKDVFLVTECSMSDNIEIENPDVNFIKPCNLCPHMKSITLSNILDCLQNKKNEILIDSNTLERARGSIEKMVAIGRQD